From the Billgrantia sulfidoxydans genome, one window contains:
- the rho gene encoding transcription termination factor Rho: protein MNLTELKQKSVPDLLEIAREMGIDNLARSRKQDIIFAILKKHAKSGEDIYGDGVLEILQDGFGFLRSADSSYLAGPDDIYVSPSQIRRFNLRKGDSISGKIRPPKEGERYFALLKVSQINFDKPENAKHKILFENLTPLFPQERLRMEIGNGSTEDLTARIIDLTAPIGKGQRGLIVSPPKAGKTLMLQNIATSITRNNPECHLIVLLIDERPEEVTEMSRTVRGEVVASTFDEPPARHVQVAEMVIEKAKRLVEHKKDVVILLDSITRLARAYNTVVPSSGKVLTGGVDAHALEKPKRFFGAARNIEEGGSLTIIATALVDTGSKMDEVIFEEFKGTGNMEAHLDRKLAERRVYPAINIRRSGTRREDLIASEDEMQRMWILRKLLNPMEDTAATEFLIDRLKDTKTNLEFFEAMKRR from the coding sequence ATGAATCTTACCGAACTCAAGCAAAAATCCGTGCCGGACCTCCTGGAGATCGCCCGTGAGATGGGCATCGACAACCTGGCCCGCTCGCGCAAGCAGGACATCATCTTCGCCATCCTCAAGAAGCACGCCAAGAGCGGCGAGGACATCTACGGCGACGGTGTTCTGGAAATCCTCCAGGACGGCTTCGGCTTCCTGCGTAGCGCCGACAGTTCCTACCTGGCCGGCCCCGACGACATCTATGTCTCGCCGTCGCAGATCCGTCGCTTCAACCTGCGCAAGGGCGATTCGATCTCCGGCAAGATTCGTCCGCCGAAGGAAGGCGAGCGCTATTTCGCGCTGCTCAAGGTCAGCCAGATCAACTTCGACAAGCCGGAAAACGCCAAGCACAAGATCCTGTTCGAGAACCTCACGCCGCTGTTCCCCCAGGAGCGGCTGCGCATGGAGATCGGCAACGGCTCCACCGAGGATCTCACCGCGCGCATCATCGATCTCACCGCCCCCATCGGCAAGGGCCAGCGCGGCCTGATCGTCTCGCCGCCCAAGGCGGGCAAGACGCTGATGCTGCAGAACATCGCCACCTCGATCACGCGCAACAATCCCGAGTGTCACCTGATCGTGCTGCTGATCGACGAGCGCCCGGAGGAGGTCACCGAGATGTCGCGCACCGTGCGCGGCGAGGTGGTCGCCTCGACCTTCGACGAGCCGCCGGCGCGCCACGTGCAGGTCGCCGAGATGGTCATCGAGAAGGCCAAGCGCCTGGTCGAGCACAAGAAGGACGTGGTTATCCTGCTCGACTCCATCACCCGCCTGGCGCGCGCCTACAACACCGTGGTGCCGAGCTCCGGCAAGGTGCTCACCGGCGGTGTCGACGCCCACGCCCTGGAGAAGCCCAAGCGCTTCTTCGGCGCCGCGCGCAACATCGAGGAGGGCGGCAGCCTGACCATCATCGCCACCGCGCTGGTCGACACCGGCTCGAAGATGGACGAGGTGATCTTCGAGGAGTTCAAGGGCACCGGCAACATGGAAGCCCACCTGGACCGCAAGCTCGCCGAGCGCCGCGTCTATCCGGCGATCAACATCCGCCGCTCCGGCACTCGCCGTGAGGACCTGATCGCCTCCGAGGACGAGATGCAGCGCATGTGGATCCTGCGCAAGCTGCTCAACCCGATGGAGGATACCGCGGCCACCGAGTTCCTTATCGACCGCCTGAAAGATACCAAGACGAACCTGGAATTCTTCGAGGCGATGAAGCGCCGTTGA